CGTGCGGACCCCGAACCTGGACCGTCTGGCAGCCATGGGGACGACCTTCACCAGGGCGTACTGCCAGGCGCCGATCTGCACGCCCAGCCGCGCCTCGTTCCTGACCGGCAAGTACCCGAGCAGCATCCCGCTGAACTGCAACGGCAACGCCACCTTCCCCGAGGGCGAGCGCCTCATCACCCGGCGGCTCGCCGATGTCGGCTACGACTGCGGCCTCGTCGGCAAGCTCCACCTGGCTGGGGCGGCAAATGGCCGCGAGGTCCGCACTGACGACGGCTATCGCTCCTTCAAGTACTCCCACGCGCCACGCAACAACTGGACGCGCGGCCACGACTACGTGGACTGGATCCGGGCGAAGGGCATCGATCCGGACGACGTCCTGACCGTCAAGACCAACACCTTTGGCGACCTGATGGAGCCGTCCGCGGAGAAGGACAACGTCCCGCCGGACCTGCACCAGACCACCTGGGCCACCGAGATGGCGCTGGAGTTCATCGACGAGGAGCGGGCCGGCCCCTGGCTGCTCTCGGTGAACGTCTACGATCCGCACCCACCGTTCAACCCGCCCTGGGAGTACTACCGCCGCTACGATCCCGACGCCTTGCCGGGGCCGCTGTTCCGCGAGAGCGACCTGGCGCACCAGCAGATGCTCGAAGATGGCGGCGTCGATTTCCAGTCCTCGCCGCGCCGCCCGGAACAGTACGGCGGCAAGAAGCTCCAGGCCGCCTACTACGCCATGATCGAGATGGTGGACGAGCACTTCGGCAAGATCCTCGACCACCTGGAGCGGACAGGGCAGCTCCAGAACACCATCGTCATCTTCTCGACTGACCACGGCGAGTCCCGCAGTGACCACGGCCTGACCCAGAAGGGGCCGCGCTTCTTCGAGGGAATGGTGCGGGTGCCGCTGATCGTGGCGTTGCCTGGGCAGTTCCAGGCTGGCCTCAAGAGCGATGCCCTGGTCGAGTTGACGGACATCATGCCGACGCTGATGGAGACGCTCGGGCTGCCGATCCCGGCCGACGTGCAGGGGCGCTCGCTGTTGCCGATCCTGACCGGCGCGGCCCCGGCCGACCAGCACCGCGAGTTCGTGCGGACGGAATGCTACGCCGCGTTCGACATGCCGAACCGGACCTTCGCCAGCATGTACCGCGACCGCCGCTGGAAGCTGGTGGTCTACCACCACGTCGGGCTGGGCGAGCTGTACGACCTGGAGACCGACCCGGACGAGTTCACCAGCCTCTGGGACAGCCCCGAGCACCAGGGCGTCAAAACGGACCTGCTGCTCAAGAGCTACGACGCCACCATCAAGGCGATGCCGTACGGCCCGCCGCTGATCATGCCGTATTGACGGCTCATGCCGTATTGACGGCGGACCTTTCCCCGCCTGCTGATCCTCGACAGCACACAGACCTGGAGACGACGGTGTCAGAGATCCGCACCTACCGAGAAGGCACGCCGTTCAGCGGCGAGATCGGCCGGACGGCCAGCACGTCAACCTCCGCATGGCCCATCGCGAAGGCCGCGCAGCCCGGCGCGCCGAACATCGTGTTCATCCTGCTGGACGATGTCGGGTTCGCGCAGTTCGGCTGCTTCGGCGCGGACATCCGCACCCCGACGTTCGACCGGCTGGCTGAGAACGGCCTGCGTTACCGCGACTTCCACACTACGGCGATCTGCTCGCCGACCCGCTCCTGCCTGCTGACCGGCCGCAACCACCACTCGAACGGCGTCGGCATCATCCAGGAGATGGCGACCGGCTTCCCCGGCTACAACGGGAGCGTCCCGCGTGAGAACGGGTTCCTCTCCGAGATGCTGGTGCAGGAGGGGTACGCCACCTTCGCCGTCGGCAAGTGGCACCTGACGCTCGCCTCCGAGTACGCCTCCGGGGCGTCGAAGGCCCGCTGGCCACTCTCGCGCGGCTTCGAGCGGTACTACGGCTTCCTCGGCGGCAAGACCAGCCAGTGGTTCCCGACCCTCGTCAGCGACAGCCACTACATCGATCCGCCGACCGCCCTCGACGAGAGCTACCACCTGAACGCCGACCTGGCCGACCGGGCCATCGAGTTCGTCACTGATCTCCGAACCGTCTCGCCGGAGAAGCCGTTCTTCCTCTACTACTGCCTCGGAGCCGGCCACTCGCCGCACCACGTCGAGCGGGCCTGGATCGAGAAGTACCGGGGCCAGTTCGACAAGGGCTGGGACCGCTGGCGGGAAGAGGTCTACGCCCGTCAGCTTGCGGCCGGCGTCATCCCGCCCGGCACCGAGCTTTCGGAGCGGCCGGAGTGGGTGCCCGCCTGGGACAGCCTCTCGGCCGACGAGCAGCGGCTGTACGCCCGCCAGATGGAAGTGTACGCCGCCTTCCTGGAGCAGACCGACCACCACATCGGCCGGGTGATCGACTACCTGGAGGAGATCGGCGAGCTGGACAACACGCTGATCTTCCTGACCTCGGACAACGGCGCCAGCTCCGAGGGCGGCCCCTGCGGCTCCTTCAACGAGAACCTGTTCCCGAACCGCATCCAGCCGACCGTCGAGGACAACCTGGCCCACCTGGACGACTGGGGCGGCGTGCGCTCCTTCGCCAACTACTCGTGGGGCTGGGCCTGGGCCGGCAACACGCCGCTCAAGCGCTGGAAGCGGTACCTGCACCAGGGCGGCATGAGCGACGCGCTGATCGTGCACTGGCCGGCGGGCATCCAGGCGCGGGGAGAGATACGCGGCCAGTACGCCCACGTGGTGGACATCGTGCCGACGGTCCTCGAAGCGCTGGGCCTGTCTGCGCCGGCCGCGCTCAATGGCGTGCCCCAGAAGCCGGTCGAAGGGGTCAGCTTCGCGCACACGTTCACGGACGGGTCTGCCGCGACCAGAAAGTCTGTCCAGTACTACGAGATGATCGGCTCGCGGGCGATCTGGAAGGATGGCTGGAAGGCGGTTGCCGAGCAGGAGCAGGGGCCGGTCCTGACTGAGGAGATGCTCGACGCCCAGCAGTGGGAACTGTACCACGTGGCCGAGGACTTCTCCGAGACGCGGAACCTCGCCGAGCAGCACCCCGAAAAGCTCCAGGAGCTGATCGCGCTCTGGTGGGAGGAGGCCGAGAAGTACAACGTCCTCCCGCTCGACTCGCGCATGCAGGCCCGCATGGCCGAGCCGAAGCCGCTGGCAGCGCGGCCGTCCGGGCGGTACGTCTACTACCCCGGCGGCGCGCCGAGCTTCGAGTACACCGCCGTCAATGTCAAGAACCGCTCGCACACCATCAGCGCGCACGTCGAGATCCCGGCGGGTGGCGCGGAGGGCGTCCTGCTGGCGCACGGAAGCTGGTTCGCGGGGTACGCGCTGTACGTGCAGGATGGCCGCCTGCACTACGTCCACAACTACCTGGGGCTGGCCGAGTACCGCGTGACCTCAGAGGTGACCTTGCCGACGGGCCCGCTGACGCTCGGCTTCCGCTTCCGCAAGACCGGCGAGCACCAGGGCATCGGTACGCTCTACATTGGCGACCAGCAGGTCGGGCAGGGCGAGATCCCGCACACCGTCCCCGGGGTCATCGAGACCTCGGGCGAGGGGCTGTGTTGCGGCTTCGACAGCGGCCTGCCCGTGACGGATCAGTACGCCGCGCCGTTCAGGTTCACCGGCACGCTCAGGAAGGTGATCGCCGAGGTGGCCGGCGCGGACGAGGTCGATCCGGACCTGCAGATCCGCGCGGCCTTCAACGAGCAGTAGTCTGATGCCGGGCAGCGCCGTCGACAGGTCAGACCGGAGCGTCGCGGAGCGACTGCAGGATGGTAGGCGGGGGCTTCAGCCCCCGACGAGGCCACGTAACGCGGTCATCAGGCAAACGCGCTGCGCGCGTTCCGTTCTCACGGCAGCGGCGCACACCCTGGTACACTCCGTAGACGATGCCAAGACAACGTGGGCGACAGCCCGACGACGAACTGATCGCAACACTCGAAGAAGAGCGTCGCGAGTGGCTCCGCAGAGACACCGAACGCCGTGAGGCCGAGCGCCGCGACGGGCTTGCACCCGCCACCGGCGCCCGGACGATGCTCGCCGCCCTCGACTGGCCGTCCGCCGACGCCTGGGACGCCGAAGACTCCCTGGACGAGCTGGCACGGCTGGTCGAGACGGCCGGCGGCACGGTGGCCGGCCGCACGATCCAGCGCCGCGAGCACCCGGACCCGGCCACCTTCTTCGGGCGGGGCAAGGCGGCCGATCTGGCCGAGCAGCGCCAGGAGCCGGGCTTCGACCTGCTGGTGGTGGACAGCGCACTCAGTCCCGTTCAGCAGCGCAACCTGGAAAAGCGCATCGACGGGCCGGTGCTGGACCGTCCGGGCCTGATCATCGAGATCTTCGGGCAGCGCGCCCGGACCAGCGAGGCCCGCCTCCAGGTGGAGCTGGCGCGGCTGGAGTATCTACTGCCACGACTGGCCGGCGCCTGGAGCCACCTGGAGCGACAGGTCGGCGGGATCGGCTCGCGGGGCGGCCCTGGTGAGCGGCAGATCGAGCTGGACCGCCGCCTCGTGCGGGACCGCATCGTGGCGCTCAAGAAGGAGATCGCCCAGGTCCGCAGCCACCGGGCGCGGATTCGGGCGGGCCGCCGGCTGGGGACGCCGCTGGTGGCCCTGGTGGGGTACACCAACGCCGGCAAGTCCAGCCTGATGAACCGCCTCACCGAGGCCGGCGTCACGGCTGAGGATAAGCTGTTCGCGACGCTCGACCCGACCACCCGCCGGATGGGGCTGCCGGGCGGCGGCTACGCCGTGATCTCGGACACGGTGGGCTTCATCCAGAACCTGCCGCCGCAACTGATCGCCGCGTTCCGCGCCACCCTCGAAGAGCTGCAGGACGCCCATCTGCTGCTGCACGTGGTGGACGCCTCGCACCCGAACGCCCGCGAGCAGCGAGACGCCGTCGAGGCGATCCTCAAAGAGCTGGGGCTCGCAGAGAAGCCGACGCTGCTGGTGCTGAACAAGTCAGACTTGCTGACGATGCCCGTCGATCTGGACGCCGACTGGGAGGCCGACCCCGAGGACGCGGTCATCGTCTCAGCGCAGACGGGGGCGGGTATCGGCGCGTTGCGGGCACGCATCGCGCGGCGGCTCGGGATGGAAGTCCGCGAGGTCGAGGTCGATCTGCCGTTCTCGGCGGGCCGGCTGGTGGCCGTGTTCCGGCGGGAAGGGTTCCTGATCCGCGAGGAGCACCGCCCGCACGGCATTCGCCTGCACGGGCACCTGCCCGAACGGCTGATCCCGTCGTTCCGCCGCGAGGGGAAGGTCCGCGAGATCAAGGATCAGACGGCGGCCGGCTGGCGCTGACGGGTACCGCGAGCATCGGTGGCCTGTGTGGCCTGCCCCCCGTTTCGCATACCAGATCGACCGTGGCATGTGGCAGCTTGCGTTGTGGCCTCGTCGGGGCTTGATGGCGTTTGACGAATTCCTGCGGGAAGGCCCTCACCCCCCAACCCCCTCTCCCTGTGCGCGGGCGAGGGGGAGCAACGACGGTCTCGTGTGTCTCCCTCTCGCCCGCACACAGGCCCGGTGGCCCGACTGGGTTGGGGGGTGAGGGCCTCCAGGCTGGACGATGCGATTGCCCTGAGCACCGGGCGCAGAGACTGGTGAAGCCCGACGGGTCGTCAGCCGAGCGGTCCCCATCACCTTCACGAGACTGGCCAGGTCTCAGCGATCGGCATCCGCTCGGGCAGTCCGACGACCCGTCGGGCTTCATATGAATAAACGGCGCCAGAGACGCAAATCAGGTGACCCACCTGGGTCATTCTCGATGGCCCGTTGGGGAGGTCGGGACTCGTCCAGGCGTCGGGTCCAGCCGGCTGGGGCTGTCGGGCAGGGTCCGTCTGGCGTGGTCCGTCTGGCCGTGGTCCCGGAGCGCCGCCTACCGTGGCGCGAGCAGCGTGATCTTCCAGGCGCAGCCGGTCGTCATCACGTCCAGGACGTACCGCCCGGGCGCAACCCCGAACAGGCGGGTCTCGCCCGAGAGGGTGCGGTCGCTGGAGCTGTTCAGCGTCGTGTGAACGACCAACGAGCCGGGGTTCGCGTCGCCGGCGCGGCGCAGCCGGCTGCCCACGTAGCAGCTCTGGTTGCCGCGCTGGATCTCGGCCTCGTAGGCCACCCGGTAGTCGCCGCCGGCAAGGTCGAACGGCCGGGTGGTGGCCGTGTCGTCGCCGTCGAAGGTGAGCGGGAGCGTCGAGAGGGGGACGGGCGACGGCATCGGCGTGGCGACGGTTGGGCCAGCCACGGTGCCGCTCGGGACCGACCCGGCCGGCGCGGTCGTCTGGCCGGCCGGGGGCTGCCCACCAGGCAGCGGACCGGTCACCGCGGTGGTGGCGGCCGTCTCCCAGGGCAACCGCCCGGTGCTGCCTCGGCTCTCCAGGCCGCGCGGCCCGTACAGCCAGGTAGTCTGTCCGTCGCTGAACGTGGCGACGAGGTCGCTCGAACGGAGGGTCATCGTGCCGCGAGCCGTGGCCTGGGTGAAGTCGCCGGCGTCGTTGCGGATCGCGGGGCCGGCGCACTCACCGACCCGCTCACGCCCGACGAGATCGCGCAGCATCACGAAGACGGGTGCAAGCTGGCAGGCGCCCGTCTGCGCGACGGCCGGCCACGCGGAGATGCCGGCCAGCACCACCATGCCGGCCAGGAAGATCGCGGCCAGTGTGCGCCGCATCGCGTGCCCTCCGTGCCTGAGACCGAGCCGGGATCGGGCCGGCCTCGCAGGCGCAAGCCCCCTGTGCGCCGAGACAGTCCCACTGTACAGCGTACGCCTCGACAGAAGACGCGCGCAAGCGCCGTTGCGGTCACTACGAGCGGAGTGCCTGTCAGCCAGTGACGGACGGGCTCACGGGTCATCCACGAGCGGCCGGTCGGGGCGGGCCGTGGTGGCGCGGCCGGCCTGCAGCGACGAATCGTAGCGGGTCTGCCCGACGAAGCGATGGTAGGTGGCCCCGGCCGCGGCGATCTGCGCGTCGAAGTCGACCCCGACGTTCGACACGATCGCGGCCATCGCCTCCGGCGAGCGCCACCCGGTGACCAGCACGAAGTTGCCGGGCGCATCGATCTCCTGGCAAATCAGGCTGAGCACCAGCCCCGGCGGTCCCAGCCCGCGCCGGCGCACCAGCTCGGCGAAGAAGTCGCGGAGCGGGGAGGCGGCGCTCGGCGGCCCGTTCACCACCTGACAGACGACCAGATCCATCGGGACCAGGATACGCTCGAATGTCGAGAGGATTCGAAAGTAGCGCGGGGCGATCGGGTTTAGCATCGCCTGCTCGACGGCTGACCGCTGCCGCGCAGTGAAGCGGGCCTCGAAGTCGGTCCGACTCGACCAGACGCCCAGGTACAGGAAGCTCGACGGATCGGTGCGACTCTGGAAGAACCGAGACTGGCCCTGCTCGCCGGGCGCGCGGAGGGCGCGCCGAAGCTCGT
This genomic window from Chloroflexota bacterium contains:
- a CDS encoding sulfatase-like hydrolase/transferase — protein: MPQRSAPDRRPNILWYCADQLRGDAIGPSGNPHVRTPNLDRLAAMGTTFTRAYCQAPICTPSRASFLTGKYPSSIPLNCNGNATFPEGERLITRRLADVGYDCGLVGKLHLAGAANGREVRTDDGYRSFKYSHAPRNNWTRGHDYVDWIRAKGIDPDDVLTVKTNTFGDLMEPSAEKDNVPPDLHQTTWATEMALEFIDEERAGPWLLSVNVYDPHPPFNPPWEYYRRYDPDALPGPLFRESDLAHQQMLEDGGVDFQSSPRRPEQYGGKKLQAAYYAMIEMVDEHFGKILDHLERTGQLQNTIVIFSTDHGESRSDHGLTQKGPRFFEGMVRVPLIVALPGQFQAGLKSDALVELTDIMPTLMETLGLPIPADVQGRSLLPILTGAAPADQHREFVRTECYAAFDMPNRTFASMYRDRRWKLVVYHHVGLGELYDLETDPDEFTSLWDSPEHQGVKTDLLLKSYDATIKAMPYGPPLIMPY
- a CDS encoding arylsulfatase — encoded protein: MRTYREGTPFSGEIGRTASTSTSAWPIAKAAQPGAPNIVFILLDDVGFAQFGCFGADIRTPTFDRLAENGLRYRDFHTTAICSPTRSCLLTGRNHHSNGVGIIQEMATGFPGYNGSVPRENGFLSEMLVQEGYATFAVGKWHLTLASEYASGASKARWPLSRGFERYYGFLGGKTSQWFPTLVSDSHYIDPPTALDESYHLNADLADRAIEFVTDLRTVSPEKPFFLYYCLGAGHSPHHVERAWIEKYRGQFDKGWDRWREEVYARQLAAGVIPPGTELSERPEWVPAWDSLSADEQRLYARQMEVYAAFLEQTDHHIGRVIDYLEEIGELDNTLIFLTSDNGASSEGGPCGSFNENLFPNRIQPTVEDNLAHLDDWGGVRSFANYSWGWAWAGNTPLKRWKRYLHQGGMSDALIVHWPAGIQARGEIRGQYAHVVDIVPTVLEALGLSAPAALNGVPQKPVEGVSFAHTFTDGSAATRKSVQYYEMIGSRAIWKDGWKAVAEQEQGPVLTEEMLDAQQWELYHVAEDFSETRNLAEQHPEKLQELIALWWEEAEKYNVLPLDSRMQARMAEPKPLAARPSGRYVYYPGGAPSFEYTAVNVKNRSHTISAHVEIPAGGAEGVLLAHGSWFAGYALYVQDGRLHYVHNYLGLAEYRVTSEVTLPTGPLTLGFRFRKTGEHQGIGTLYIGDQQVGQGEIPHTVPGVIETSGEGLCCGFDSGLPVTDQYAAPFRFTGTLRKVIAEVAGADEVDPDLQIRAAFNEQ
- the hflX gene encoding GTPase HflX, whose product is MPRQRGRQPDDELIATLEEERREWLRRDTERREAERRDGLAPATGARTMLAALDWPSADAWDAEDSLDELARLVETAGGTVAGRTIQRREHPDPATFFGRGKAADLAEQRQEPGFDLLVVDSALSPVQQRNLEKRIDGPVLDRPGLIIEIFGQRARTSEARLQVELARLEYLLPRLAGAWSHLERQVGGIGSRGGPGERQIELDRRLVRDRIVALKKEIAQVRSHRARIRAGRRLGTPLVALVGYTNAGKSSLMNRLTEAGVTAEDKLFATLDPTTRRMGLPGGGYAVISDTVGFIQNLPPQLIAAFRATLEELQDAHLLLHVVDASHPNAREQRDAVEAILKELGLAEKPTLLVLNKSDLLTMPVDLDADWEADPEDAVIVSAQTGAGIGALRARIARRLGMEVREVEVDLPFSAGRLVAVFRREGFLIREEHRPHGIRLHGHLPERLIPSFRREGKVREIKDQTAAGWR
- a CDS encoding antibiotic biosynthesis monooxygenase, which codes for MMVVVVESKVAPEQVDEALRRAQDELRRALRAPGEQGQSRFFQSRTDPSSFLYLGVWSSRTDFEARFTARQRSAVEQAMLNPIAPRYFRILSTFERILVPMDLVVCQVVNGPPSAASPLRDFFAELVRRRGLGPPGLVLSLICQEIDAPGNFVLVTGWRSPEAMAAIVSNVGVDFDAQIAAAGATYHRFVGQTRYDSSLQAGRATTARPDRPLVDDP